The Geotalea uraniireducens Rf4 genome window below encodes:
- the dnaE gene encoding DNA polymerase III subunit alpha — MSEANFVHLHLHTQYSLLDGAIRLGDLVKKAKGYEMPAVAITDHGSMFGAIEFYTKCKDKGIKPIIGSEVYIAPGSRFSKESGNGHESTSSYHLILLCENLQGYKNLSWLVSAGYKEGFYYKPRIDKEILAQHSEGLIALSACLKGEVAYQCGRNRVEDAIATARWYSEIFPDRYYIELQENTLPEQDLVNKRLLDLAAELSLPLVATNDCHYLNREDAKAHEVLLCIQTGKTMNDPNRMHFSAEEFYFKSPQEMAAAFHYAPEAIANTVRIAERCNLELDFKTYHFPQYIKPADKTLDDVLEEQSYEGLKERLVTVRAKYPDITPEQEQGYYERLRIELDCIKQMGFPGYFLIVADFINWAKDHGIPVGPGRGSAAGSLVAYSIRITDIDPIPYNLLFERFLNPERISMPDIDVDFCQDRREEVIQYVTEKYGRDKVCQIITFGTMAARGVLRDVGRALDMAYGDVDKIAKLVPEVLGITLDKALQQEPKLNELAAADRRVKELLDVALCLEGLARHASTHAAGVVVAPDVLEEFCPVYKDQKNGSITTQYSMKYVEKIGLVKFDFLGLKNLTVIHNAVKIIRAGKDPAFDITLLRDDDEESYRLLQSGNTTGVFQLESSGMQGLLVKLKPSCFEDIIAVCALYRPGPLGSGMVDDFIDRKHGKKKVVYDLPQLEPILKDTYGVIVYQEQVMQISRTLAGYSLGQADLLRRAMGKKDPEVMAKEKIPFLAGAKEQGIDPKKAESIFDLMAKFAEYGFNKSHSAAYALVAYQTAYLKAHYPVEFMAALLTEDMGNTDKVIKNISDCRDMGIEVLPPDINASDHSFRVLGKSIRFGLGAVKNVGESAIEAIIESRKSGSFADIYDFCERVDLRRVNKRVVESLVKCGAFDSTGARRAPLMAALEDAMVLGQKIQQERDSAQVSLFGVAEIVRGNGNGKGSLPDVPEWDDKLLLNQEKEALGFYITGHPLDRYSSQIKRFATVHTSDFGEISDRAEVKLCGIVVTKKEFITKKGERMAFVTLEDLHGSVEVVVLAKVYAKVAQYLEGDDPLLVSGSVEVGEKNTKVIASDIVLLREVNERESRRVHVTVQATGLERPQLESLKGIINRYPGACKSFLHIVIPAESKTTIILPDSYKLAASEELSLDVKNLLGYNAVSFE, encoded by the coding sequence ATGAGCGAAGCAAACTTTGTACATTTACATCTACACACCCAGTATTCCCTTCTGGACGGAGCGATTCGGCTCGGCGACCTGGTCAAGAAAGCCAAGGGGTATGAGATGCCTGCCGTGGCCATTACCGACCACGGCAGCATGTTCGGTGCCATCGAGTTCTACACCAAGTGCAAGGACAAGGGGATCAAACCGATCATCGGCAGCGAGGTCTACATCGCGCCGGGGTCGCGTTTCAGCAAGGAGAGCGGCAACGGCCACGAGTCGACGTCAAGCTACCATCTGATCCTGCTCTGCGAAAACCTCCAGGGATACAAGAACCTTTCCTGGCTGGTCTCCGCCGGTTACAAGGAGGGATTCTACTACAAGCCGCGCATCGATAAAGAGATTCTTGCCCAGCACAGCGAAGGCCTGATAGCCCTTTCCGCCTGCCTCAAGGGTGAGGTGGCTTACCAGTGTGGTCGCAATCGAGTTGAAGATGCCATTGCGACGGCCCGCTGGTACTCGGAGATATTCCCTGACCGCTACTACATAGAGTTGCAGGAAAACACCCTGCCGGAACAGGATCTGGTCAACAAGCGCCTTCTGGATCTGGCTGCGGAACTTTCACTTCCGCTTGTGGCGACCAATGACTGCCACTACCTCAACCGGGAAGATGCCAAGGCACACGAGGTGCTCCTTTGCATCCAGACCGGCAAGACCATGAACGATCCGAATCGCATGCACTTTTCCGCGGAAGAGTTCTACTTCAAGTCCCCCCAGGAGATGGCTGCGGCTTTCCACTATGCGCCGGAGGCAATCGCCAATACTGTGCGCATTGCCGAGCGCTGCAACCTGGAGCTGGATTTCAAGACCTACCATTTCCCCCAGTACATCAAGCCCGCCGACAAGACCCTCGACGATGTCCTGGAGGAACAGTCCTACGAAGGCCTCAAAGAGCGGCTGGTGACGGTACGCGCCAAGTATCCGGACATTACCCCGGAGCAGGAACAGGGCTACTATGAGCGGCTTCGCATCGAGCTGGATTGTATCAAGCAGATGGGATTTCCCGGTTATTTCCTCATCGTCGCCGACTTCATCAACTGGGCCAAGGACCACGGCATTCCGGTCGGCCCGGGCCGTGGTTCGGCAGCCGGTTCGCTGGTTGCCTATTCCATCCGCATTACCGATATTGACCCGATCCCCTATAACCTACTGTTCGAGCGGTTTCTCAACCCGGAACGTATCTCCATGCCTGATATCGACGTGGACTTCTGCCAGGACCGCCGCGAGGAGGTGATCCAGTACGTCACCGAGAAGTATGGCCGGGACAAGGTCTGCCAGATCATCACCTTCGGTACCATGGCGGCCCGCGGCGTGTTGCGCGATGTAGGGCGGGCGCTGGACATGGCGTACGGCGACGTGGACAAGATCGCCAAGCTGGTCCCCGAGGTGCTTGGCATCACCCTGGACAAGGCTCTGCAGCAGGAGCCGAAATTGAACGAACTGGCTGCGGCAGATCGGCGTGTGAAGGAGCTGCTGGACGTGGCCCTTTGTCTGGAAGGGTTGGCGCGCCATGCCTCAACCCACGCCGCAGGGGTGGTTGTCGCCCCGGACGTGCTGGAGGAGTTCTGCCCGGTCTACAAGGACCAGAAGAACGGCTCCATCACCACCCAGTATTCCATGAAGTACGTGGAAAAGATCGGCCTCGTCAAGTTCGACTTCCTGGGTCTCAAGAACCTTACGGTCATCCATAACGCCGTCAAGATCATCCGTGCCGGCAAGGACCCGGCGTTCGATATCACTTTACTGCGGGACGATGATGAGGAGAGTTACCGTCTCCTTCAGTCCGGCAACACCACGGGCGTCTTCCAGCTCGAGTCATCCGGCATGCAGGGGCTCCTGGTCAAACTCAAGCCGTCCTGCTTCGAGGATATAATTGCGGTCTGCGCCCTCTACCGGCCGGGCCCCCTTGGAAGCGGCATGGTGGATGACTTCATTGACCGCAAACATGGCAAGAAAAAGGTGGTCTACGACCTGCCGCAGTTGGAGCCGATCCTCAAGGACACCTACGGAGTCATCGTCTACCAGGAACAGGTCATGCAGATCTCCCGGACCCTGGCCGGGTATTCACTTGGGCAGGCCGACCTGCTCCGGCGGGCAATGGGCAAGAAAGATCCGGAGGTCATGGCCAAGGAAAAAATTCCTTTCCTTGCCGGCGCAAAAGAGCAGGGGATCGACCCGAAGAAGGCGGAGTCTATCTTCGACCTGATGGCCAAGTTTGCCGAATACGGCTTCAACAAGTCCCACTCCGCGGCTTACGCCCTGGTCGCCTACCAGACCGCCTATCTCAAGGCCCACTACCCGGTGGAGTTCATGGCGGCACTCCTGACTGAAGACATGGGGAACACCGACAAGGTCATCAAGAACATCAGCGACTGTCGGGATATGGGGATCGAAGTGCTGCCGCCGGACATCAATGCCTCGGATCACTCCTTCCGCGTCCTTGGGAAATCCATCCGTTTCGGCCTCGGTGCGGTCAAGAACGTCGGCGAGTCTGCTATCGAGGCAATAATCGAGTCCCGCAAGTCGGGATCTTTTGCGGACATCTATGACTTCTGCGAGCGGGTCGACCTGCGCCGGGTCAACAAGCGGGTCGTTGAATCCCTGGTCAAGTGCGGCGCCTTTGATTCCACCGGCGCCAGGCGGGCTCCCCTCATGGCCGCGCTGGAAGACGCCATGGTCTTGGGGCAGAAGATACAGCAGGAGCGGGATAGCGCCCAGGTATCGTTGTTCGGTGTGGCGGAGATAGTCAGGGGGAACGGCAACGGCAAAGGTAGCCTGCCGGATGTGCCGGAATGGGATGACAAGCTCCTTCTCAATCAGGAAAAGGAGGCCCTCGGTTTCTACATCACCGGCCATCCCCTCGACCGCTATTCTTCCCAAATCAAGCGTTTTGCCACCGTGCATACCTCTGATTTCGGGGAAATATCCGACCGGGCCGAGGTGAAGCTCTGTGGCATAGTTGTGACGAAAAAGGAGTTCATCACAAAGAAGGGTGAGCGCATGGCCTTCGTTACCCTGGAAGATTTGCACGGCTCCGTAGAAGTGGTGGTTCTGGCAAAGGTGTATGCCAAGGTCGCCCAGTACCTGGAGGGGGATGATCCGCTCCTCGTCAGCGGCAGCGTAGAGGTGGGGGAGAAGAACACCAAGGTTATTGCGAGCGATATCGTGCTGCTCAGGGAAGTGAACGAAAGGGAGAGTCGACGGGTCCATGTCACTGTCCAGGCGACCGGTCTGGAGCGGCCGCAGCTGGAGTCACTCAAGGGGATCATCAACCGCTACCCGGGCGCCTGCAAATCGTTTCTGCATATCGTCATCCCCGCGGAATCGAAGACGACGATAATTCTTCCGGATTCATACAAGCTTGCCGCCAGCGAAGAATTATCACTGGATGTGAAGAACCTGCTGGGTTATAATGCCGTTTCTTTCGAGTAG